A genomic window from Sporosarcina sp. Marseille-Q4063 includes:
- a CDS encoding pentapeptide repeat-containing protein produces MTKKKIGKRQRPKVSLAHEELSVADVWRFEGYIERSCFNGGTLEGSEDERLSFDDVHFKEVSFSGSELRAAEFVDVVFQNCDFSNVNFQNAFFHRCEFVNSKLTGADFANSKVSHTLFEECEGRYSNFSFSGMKEVDYANSNLSDSDFYECTFKEVRFSKCKMDNINFSETNLKGVDLSDSTYERIEVTLPNIAGCIVSKEQAIGFARVLGLTVKES; encoded by the coding sequence TTGACTAAAAAGAAGATAGGCAAACGACAACGCCCGAAAGTATCGCTAGCACATGAAGAGTTGTCAGTAGCTGATGTCTGGCGCTTTGAAGGGTACATAGAAAGGTCATGTTTTAACGGCGGAACTCTGGAAGGTTCTGAAGATGAAAGGCTATCATTTGATGATGTCCACTTTAAAGAAGTATCCTTTTCTGGAAGCGAATTGAGAGCAGCTGAATTCGTCGACGTCGTGTTTCAAAACTGTGATTTTTCGAATGTTAACTTTCAAAACGCATTTTTCCATCGGTGTGAATTTGTTAACTCGAAACTTACAGGCGCAGATTTTGCAAATTCAAAAGTGAGCCATACATTATTCGAAGAGTGCGAGGGACGCTATAGCAACTTCAGTTTTTCTGGAATGAAAGAAGTCGACTATGCGAATAGTAATTTATCGGACAGCGATTTTTATGAATGCACATTTAAAGAAGTCCGTTTTTCTAAATGTAAAATGGACAATATAAACTTCTCCGAAACAAATTTAAAAGGCGTGGACTTATCGGACAGCACCTATGAACGAATTGAAGTCACGCTTCCGAATATCGCAGGTTGCATCGTCTCAAAAGAACAAGCGATTGGCTTTGCACGTGTTCTGGGATTAACAGTAAAAGAATCATAA
- a CDS encoding methyltransferase domain-containing protein — MNGAKAMISKKMMNAEQIEKNAHLFSCPVCEAELKLIDKSRLVCTENHSFDLSRQGYANLTTGGHLTKYDKALFEARKTIIDSGFFNPVLDSITNLISTQLEDKPEAAIIDAGCGEGSHLSTILRELKKNVTGVGIDLSKEGILAAAKDHPGHIWVVADLANCPFADEQFDVILNILSPANYAEFSRLLKPDGLFVKVVPENDYLKELRAVFYDETEREQDSDPTARVAEHFSAVKTERITYQFPLDQELLAKLIRMTPLTWGASEEKVNEALRIGIPSITIDFTIIIATRRNEGTFEC, encoded by the coding sequence ATGAACGGAGCAAAAGCAATGATATCTAAAAAAATGATGAATGCCGAACAAATTGAAAAGAACGCCCATTTATTTAGTTGTCCAGTTTGCGAGGCAGAACTTAAACTTATCGACAAGTCCCGGCTTGTCTGCACAGAAAATCATTCATTCGACTTATCAAGACAGGGCTATGCGAATCTGACAACGGGAGGACATCTCACGAAATATGATAAAGCCCTTTTTGAAGCGAGGAAAACGATAATCGATAGCGGATTTTTTAATCCGGTTCTAGATAGTATTACAAACTTAATTTCAACACAACTAGAAGATAAACCAGAAGCGGCGATTATCGATGCGGGTTGCGGTGAAGGATCACATTTATCGACCATACTCCGGGAACTCAAAAAAAATGTCACAGGCGTTGGAATTGACCTTTCAAAAGAAGGAATTCTAGCCGCCGCAAAGGATCATCCAGGCCATATATGGGTTGTGGCGGACCTTGCCAATTGCCCATTTGCCGATGAACAATTTGATGTCATTCTTAATATTTTATCGCCCGCTAATTACGCTGAATTTTCTCGGCTCCTCAAACCGGATGGATTGTTTGTGAAAGTCGTACCTGAAAATGACTATTTGAAAGAGCTGCGTGCTGTATTTTATGACGAAACCGAGCGCGAACAAGATTCGGATCCGACCGCTCGCGTTGCGGAGCATTTTAGCGCTGTGAAGACGGAACGAATTACTTACCAATTCCCGCTCGATCAGGAACTACTCGCGAAGTTAATTCGCATGACGCCGTTGACCTGGGGGGCTAGCGAAGAAAAGGTGAACGAAGCGCTTCGCATCGGGATTCCATCAATTACAATCGACTTTACTATTATTATAGCTACGCGGAGAAATGAGGGTACATTTGAATGTTGA
- a CDS encoding CAP domain-containing protein yields the protein MRRLFLLLLVIATIYFIKPFWEEPVSKYFDISFLEPFDEKVETFLTSESVISAIDSINDTVDKAYYFLSSKTADKSATVDHVDKPKLVKPMNSKLAIYNIELGTPEAEVTEKLGEPNRVSLNEYGSTWNAYHDGYHNFMMLSYDKNDKVNAIYTNDDLISSDIGIEYGSAKSVVRETFGEPLKEIRKGLNIYILQDSEEFDLFEVDGMYAYVFYDLHKDDTVTAMQLISTSLERKKTGMYAGGDQTLRNGFEAQLFDLTNAARVRNGLAALQWDDPSADTARMHSVDMAENNYFSHDNLEGKSPFDRMKDNGIKFRSAGENLAYGQTSSIFAHEGLMNSKGHRDNILQDIYSHLGTGVAFNEKSTPFYTETFLLK from the coding sequence ATGAGAAGATTATTTCTTTTACTCTTAGTCATTGCCACAATTTATTTTATAAAACCGTTTTGGGAAGAACCTGTCTCAAAGTATTTTGATATTTCATTTCTAGAACCTTTCGATGAAAAGGTCGAAACCTTTTTGACAAGCGAATCGGTAATTTCCGCGATTGATTCGATAAATGATACGGTCGATAAAGCTTATTATTTCTTATCCTCAAAGACGGCGGATAAGAGCGCGACTGTTGATCATGTCGATAAACCGAAGCTAGTCAAACCTATGAATAGTAAGCTCGCGATTTATAATATAGAACTAGGAACGCCGGAAGCGGAAGTCACCGAGAAGCTTGGTGAACCAAATCGCGTTTCACTGAATGAATACGGTTCTACCTGGAATGCGTATCACGATGGCTACCATAATTTCATGATGCTTTCTTATGATAAGAACGATAAAGTCAATGCCATCTATACGAATGATGATTTAATTTCGTCCGATATCGGCATTGAGTACGGTTCCGCAAAATCAGTGGTACGGGAAACGTTCGGCGAACCGTTGAAAGAAATTCGCAAAGGATTAAATATATATATTTTACAAGACAGTGAGGAATTCGACTTGTTCGAGGTAGACGGCATGTATGCCTATGTGTTTTACGACTTGCATAAAGATGATACCGTTACCGCGATGCAACTCATTTCGACTTCATTGGAACGTAAAAAAACCGGCATGTACGCCGGCGGGGATCAAACGCTTCGAAACGGGTTCGAAGCTCAGCTATTCGACCTTACGAATGCTGCACGTGTCAGAAATGGACTAGCTGCGCTCCAATGGGATGATCCATCTGCCGACACCGCAAGAATGCATAGTGTCGATATGGCTGAGAATAATTATTTCAGTCATGACAACTTGGAAGGCAAATCTCCATTTGACCGCATGAAAGACAATGGCATCAAGTTTCGCAGCGCAGGCGAAAATCTGGCGTATGGCCAAACGAGCAGCATCTTTGCACATGAAGGCTTGATGAATTCGAAAGGCCACCGAGATAATATCTTGCAAGATATTTATAGTCATCTAGGGACTGGTGTTGCATTTAACGAAAAATCGACGCCATTTTATACCGAAACCTTTTTATTGAAATAA
- a CDS encoding superoxide dismutase family protein, whose protein sequence is MKRILLLFISCCLVFVMSGCLQKKTKLPVSGDKTESLSAPMINVDGEEIGEVTLTEDGKGLTIDIKAEGLKPGLHGTHIHEKGECTPPTFESAGGHFNPTSKEHGFDNPKGFHLGDLPNIEVDEDGKVNVSLHLTDITLKPGKDNSILDKDGSAIVIHEGPDDYETDPAGNSGDRIACAAITAK, encoded by the coding sequence TTGAAACGCATATTATTACTGTTTATCAGTTGTTGTTTAGTATTCGTCATGTCCGGTTGCTTGCAGAAGAAAACAAAACTACCTGTCAGTGGTGATAAAACAGAAAGTCTGAGTGCCCCGATGATAAATGTCGATGGGGAAGAGATTGGGGAAGTGACGCTGACTGAAGATGGCAAAGGCTTAACCATCGATATTAAGGCGGAAGGGCTTAAACCTGGTCTACACGGTACCCATATTCATGAAAAAGGCGAATGCACACCGCCAACATTCGAGTCAGCTGGCGGTCACTTTAATCCGACATCCAAAGAACATGGTTTTGATAATCCGAAAGGTTTCCATTTAGGTGATTTGCCAAACATCGAAGTTGACGAAGACGGAAAAGTGAATGTCAGCTTGCACTTAACGGATATCACGCTGAAGCCAGGCAAGGACAATTCCATCCTCGATAAAGACGGCAGCGCAATTGTCATTCACGAAGGTCCAGACGATTACGAAACAGATCCTGCCGGTAATTCCGGAGACCGAATTGCATGCGCGGCAATTACTGCTAAATAA
- a CDS encoding phosphoribosylaminoimidazolesuccinocarboxamide synthase, translating to MELLYKGKTKDVYKLDGGNVLLKFKDDVTGENGVFDPGANQVGLTIEGMGKSGLRMTKYFFEKMMEKDIPTHYVTTDLDDVSMTVKSATAFGKGLEVICRYHAVGSFLKRFGAYCEEGQPLDAFVEVTLKDDERNDPPISQDALSQLGLLTAEEYETIVTLTKEVSEIVKDELAAKGLELYDIKLEFGRNSETDEIMLIDEISGGNMRVYKDGLSIVPLELEKLFLD from the coding sequence ATGGAACTTCTCTATAAAGGCAAAACGAAAGACGTCTATAAACTAGACGGCGGAAATGTACTCTTGAAATTTAAAGACGATGTAACAGGTGAAAACGGCGTATTTGATCCAGGTGCGAACCAGGTTGGACTGACAATAGAAGGAATGGGGAAATCGGGACTACGCATGACGAAATACTTTTTCGAAAAAATGATGGAAAAAGACATTCCGACGCATTATGTAACTACGGATCTCGACGATGTATCAATGACAGTAAAATCGGCAACTGCATTCGGAAAAGGACTTGAAGTGATTTGCAGATACCACGCAGTTGGAAGTTTTCTTAAAAGGTTCGGCGCATATTGCGAAGAAGGCCAACCATTAGATGCCTTTGTTGAAGTGACATTAAAAGACGACGAGCGCAACGATCCGCCCATCAGTCAAGACGCGCTCAGTCAACTCGGCCTGTTAACAGCTGAAGAATATGAAACAATCGTAACGTTGACGAAAGAAGTATCTGAAATTGTCAAAGACGAGCTAGCGGCCAAAGGATTAGAACTTTATGATATTAAACTAGAATTTGGACGCAATAGTGAAACGGATGAAATCATGCTGATTGACGAAATTTCAGGTGGTAATATGCGTGTTTACAAAGATGGACTATCCATCGTCCCACTCGAATTAGAAAAATTATTTCTTGATTGA
- a CDS encoding heavy-metal-associated domain-containing protein: MKKAVFGLEPLSCPTCIKKIENTVGKMDGVEEVKVLFNSNKVRAQFNEDIVQAEQIHEVITKLGYPVVSQKVS, translated from the coding sequence ATGAAAAAAGCAGTATTTGGTTTAGAGCCGTTGAGCTGTCCGACTTGTATTAAGAAGATCGAGAACACGGTTGGGAAAATGGATGGTGTGGAAGAAGTTAAGGTTTTATTTAATTCCAACAAGGTCCGCGCGCAGTTTAACGAAGATATTGTGCAGGCGGAGCAGATTCACGAAGTCATCACGAAGCTAGGTTATCCAGTTGTATCGCAAAAAGTTTCATAA
- a CDS encoding cation-translocating P-type ATPase, with protein MNAKRTSQITAVTGILLAIAVGLHFGGLHEWRQGTLIAATVIAGIPISLKAFQALRMKAFSIELLVTIAVIGALFIGEYVESAAVTFLFLFGAFLEARTLEKTRSSLRSLIDMAPMEATVMRDGEAVIISVDDVEKGDRVIIRSGEKVAIDGAIVSGKASLNEAAITGESVPASKSIDDRVFSGTIVDNGFIEVIADKVGDDTTFARIIELVEDAQEAKSKTQKFLDRFANVYTPAIVILSVVVYIFTRNIEMTLTFLVVACPGALVISAPVSIVAGVGNGARNGVLVKGGDIMETLAKIDTVVFDKTGTLTRGRPEVTDIHTFSVDENDLLRIVAEAEMISEHHLGQTIVKEARKRDIPLLNEPEEAEVIEGNGIRAQIEDKLLTIGNRKLMAANGINVEDTVESYAVKREKLGNTAIFAAVDGVVAGIFSIADQIRPEAKSALNELRASGVKQIIMLTGDNRHTAELVGKQLGLDAIHAELLPEDKVAMIQKLKDAGHKVAMAGDGINDAPAIATADIGLAMGEGGTDISMETADVVLMADRLDQFSHAYSLAKATIRNMKQNTYFAVGTVVLLLAGVLLGKVFLASGMLIHELSVLLVILNAVRLIRYTKKQVDVKQPVPILQTE; from the coding sequence ATGAACGCAAAACGCACTTCGCAAATTACCGCGGTAACTGGCATTCTTCTAGCCATTGCAGTCGGCCTCCATTTCGGGGGCCTACACGAATGGCGCCAAGGTACGCTTATCGCTGCCACGGTTATCGCAGGTATTCCAATTTCCTTAAAAGCATTTCAAGCATTAAGAATGAAAGCATTCAGTATCGAACTTCTTGTCACAATCGCAGTTATCGGTGCCCTCTTCATCGGCGAATATGTCGAATCCGCAGCCGTTACATTCCTCTTTTTATTTGGTGCATTCCTCGAAGCGCGCACGCTCGAAAAAACACGCTCCTCCCTTCGCTCCCTCATCGACATGGCCCCGATGGAAGCGACAGTCATGCGGGATGGTGAAGCAGTTATTATCTCGGTAGATGACGTGGAAAAAGGCGACCGCGTCATCATTCGATCCGGTGAAAAAGTAGCCATCGACGGTGCAATCGTTTCGGGTAAAGCTTCATTGAACGAAGCTGCCATCACTGGTGAATCAGTACCCGCTTCAAAATCAATCGACGACCGTGTATTCAGCGGAACGATTGTCGATAACGGATTTATCGAAGTCATTGCAGATAAAGTCGGCGATGACACGACATTCGCTCGCATTATCGAACTTGTCGAAGATGCCCAAGAAGCAAAATCGAAGACGCAAAAGTTCTTGGATCGATTCGCGAATGTTTATACACCGGCTATCGTAATCTTGTCTGTAGTCGTTTATATTTTCACTCGTAATATCGAAATGACGCTAACCTTCCTCGTTGTCGCTTGTCCAGGGGCGCTTGTTATATCTGCACCCGTATCCATCGTTGCAGGGGTCGGAAACGGCGCACGAAACGGTGTGCTCGTTAAAGGCGGAGACATCATGGAAACGCTCGCTAAAATCGATACCGTTGTTTTTGATAAAACAGGTACGCTCACAAGAGGTCGCCCGGAAGTGACAGATATTCATACCTTTTCCGTTGATGAAAACGATTTACTTCGCATCGTCGCGGAAGCTGAAATGATTTCAGAACATCACCTTGGGCAAACAATCGTGAAAGAAGCTCGAAAACGCGATATTCCCCTTTTGAATGAACCCGAAGAAGCCGAAGTCATTGAAGGAAATGGTATCCGCGCACAAATCGAAGATAAACTGCTCACGATCGGTAATCGAAAATTGATGGCTGCTAACGGAATCAATGTGGAAGATACAGTGGAAAGTTATGCTGTGAAACGCGAAAAACTTGGCAACACTGCAATTTTTGCAGCAGTAGACGGTGTCGTTGCAGGGATTTTCTCCATTGCCGATCAAATTCGACCAGAAGCCAAAAGTGCTCTGAATGAACTTCGAGCAAGTGGCGTGAAACAAATTATCATGCTGACCGGGGATAACCGCCATACTGCGGAACTGGTCGGAAAACAGCTTGGATTAGATGCGATCCATGCCGAACTACTTCCAGAAGACAAAGTAGCCATGATTCAAAAGTTGAAAGATGCAGGACACAAAGTCGCAATGGCTGGAGATGGCATTAACGATGCACCCGCAATCGCAACAGCGGACATCGGGCTCGCGATGGGAGAAGGCGGAACCGATATCTCGATGGAAACAGCCGACGTCGTCTTGATGGCCGACAGACTCGATCAATTCTCGCATGCTTACTCGCTCGCCAAAGCAACAATTCGAAATATGAAACAAAACACATATTTCGCAGTTGGCACAGTTGTCCTTCTTCTCGCCGGCGTTCTCTTAGGAAAAGTATTTCTCGCATCCGGTATGCTCATCCACGAATTGAGCGTACTCCTCGTTATTCTAAACGCAGTGCGATTAATACGGTATACTAAAAAGCAAGTAGACGTAAAACAGCCGGTGCCGATTTTGCAAACAGAATGA
- a CDS encoding Crp/Fnr family transcriptional regulator, giving the protein MGNNQCEHHVEGTVEMQKMCISIVPIFNHLDANEMSEIVKETNSVKHPRGHTIYHAGDTSDGLYIVHKGRVKIYRLSETGKEQLVRILGPGDFTGDLSLFTESVHDSYAEAMEPVELCVMSRDNFQQFILKYPAISLKVLGEFSRRLAKTEKQAANIAMETVETRIAMYLAEVSDETMSKTVMLPMSRKDLASHLGTTPETVSRKLADFEDNGWIRQLNNREIEIVDLDALLLI; this is encoded by the coding sequence ATGGGTAACAATCAATGTGAACATCACGTCGAAGGTACGGTCGAGATGCAGAAAATGTGCATCTCAATTGTACCGATATTCAACCATTTAGATGCGAATGAAATGAGCGAGATTGTAAAAGAAACCAACTCTGTAAAACATCCTCGCGGTCATACAATCTATCATGCCGGGGATACTTCCGATGGACTCTATATCGTACACAAAGGTCGAGTGAAGATTTATCGTTTATCCGAGACAGGCAAAGAACAATTGGTTCGTATTTTGGGACCTGGAGATTTTACAGGCGATCTTTCATTATTCACAGAATCGGTTCATGATTCTTATGCAGAAGCAATGGAACCCGTGGAACTATGCGTCATGAGCCGGGATAACTTTCAACAGTTTATCTTAAAATATCCGGCGATTTCGCTGAAAGTTCTTGGCGAGTTTTCTAGAAGATTAGCGAAAACTGAAAAACAAGCGGCGAATATCGCGATGGAAACTGTTGAGACACGCATTGCGATGTATTTAGCGGAGGTTTCCGATGAAACGATGAGTAAAACCGTAATGCTACCAATGAGTCGAAAAGATCTTGCCTCACACCTCGGGACGACACCTGAAACGGTCAGTCGGAAACTTGCGGACTTTGAAGATAATGGCTGGATTAGGCAGCTAAATAATCGTGAGATTGAAATTGTTGATTTAGATGCTTTGCTTCTTATTTAG
- a CDS encoding DUF1648 domain-containing protein, with amino-acid sequence MNNRPILNLKITPLELFLNVITLAAFVGTIVYLISSWTIIPSEIPAHYNAAGEVNRWGSKGEILILPITALLMWIGMTFLEKFPHVYNYMNLTKDNARAQYLNGRLLVNVLKNECVLLFSYLTWKGIQVAIGEHDSLGAWSSPVFLLIIFGSMVYFIMKSVRLSKD; translated from the coding sequence TTGAATAACAGGCCGATTTTGAACTTGAAAATTACTCCGTTAGAGTTGTTTCTTAACGTCATTACATTGGCAGCATTTGTCGGGACGATCGTATACCTTATCTCGTCATGGACAATAATACCGAGTGAAATTCCTGCGCATTACAACGCCGCTGGAGAAGTAAATCGTTGGGGCAGCAAAGGCGAGATACTTATTTTACCCATAACGGCGCTTTTGATGTGGATTGGCATGACGTTTTTGGAAAAGTTTCCACATGTGTATAACTATATGAATTTAACGAAGGATAATGCCCGTGCGCAATATTTGAATGGCCGCCTGCTTGTTAATGTATTAAAAAATGAATGTGTCCTCTTATTTTCCTATTTGACTTGGAAAGGCATTCAGGTTGCCATTGGCGAACATGATTCATTGGGCGCTTGGTCTTCGCCTGTATTCTTACTGATTATATTTGGTTCGATGGTCTATTTTATTATGAAGTCAGTGCGTTTGTCGAAAGATTGA
- a CDS encoding YitT family protein, which translates to MFFIETKRIAVVIFGSLLLAVSLNFFLINANVYASGFAGAAQITSSVFEDYLNINLSTGILLLLFNIPVFILGWFKVGKGFTIYSIVSVIFATIFLEILPVISVSDDIILNAVVGGVIAGIGVGISLKLGASTGGMDIVAMVLSRLQDKPIGLYFLSLNGIIIVLAGILYKPENALYTMLALYITTAVIDMIHTRHEKVTAMIITRKADELQQAIHQKMVRGITILPAKGAYSKEDRNMLYLVITRYELYDLEAIIKEVDPHAFTNIVQTVGIFGFFRREGDNIA; encoded by the coding sequence ATGTTTTTTATAGAAACAAAACGAATTGCTGTCGTTATTTTCGGATCATTATTACTTGCAGTTTCCCTGAACTTTTTCTTAATCAATGCGAATGTCTATGCAAGCGGTTTTGCTGGGGCTGCCCAGATAACATCAAGTGTATTCGAGGATTATTTAAATATTAACTTAAGTACAGGAATTTTATTATTACTATTTAATATCCCGGTCTTTATTTTAGGATGGTTCAAAGTAGGAAAAGGTTTTACCATCTATAGTATTGTTTCCGTTATTTTTGCTACGATTTTCTTAGAAATCTTACCTGTCATTTCGGTTTCAGATGACATTATTCTAAATGCTGTCGTTGGGGGTGTGATTGCCGGTATCGGTGTTGGGATATCTTTAAAACTAGGTGCTTCTACAGGCGGCATGGATATCGTTGCAATGGTATTATCGCGCTTGCAAGATAAACCGATTGGTTTGTATTTTTTGTCACTTAACGGCATCATTATTGTCCTTGCAGGAATTCTTTATAAACCTGAAAATGCTTTATACACAATGCTTGCGCTTTATATAACTACAGCTGTAATCGACATGATTCATACGCGCCATGAGAAAGTGACTGCTATGATTATTACTCGAAAAGCCGATGAACTGCAACAAGCCATTCACCAAAAGATGGTGCGCGGAATAACAATTTTACCCGCAAAAGGAGCTTACTCGAAAGAAGATAGAAATATGTTGTACCTCGTCATCACACGTTATGAATTATACGATTTAGAAGCGATTATTAAAGAAGTCGATCCGCATGCTTTCACAAATATTGTGCAAACGGTAGGGATTTTCGGATTCTTTAGACGAGAAGGCGATAATATCGCTTAA
- a CDS encoding zinc-dependent alcohol dehydrogenase: protein MRAVTYQGPKDIKVKKVDAPKIEKADDIIIKVTSTAICGSDLHIYLGSVPTHKDYVIGHEPMGIVEEVGPAVTKLKKGDRVIIPFNLSCGNCFYCEHEMESQCDNSNRNPHVDTGGFLGFTERYGNYPGGQAEYLRVPYGNFTPFLIPESCELPDESLLFLSDVLPTAYWSVENAGVKKGDTVAVLGCGPVGLMVQKFAWMKGAKRVIAVDHVPYRLNHAVRMNQVEALNFEDFDDTGGHIKEMTSGGVDIVIDCVGMDGKKNIFEKAGQKIKLQGGTLSAIDIAHNAVRKFGTIQLTGVYGLLYNMFPLGDLWERNITLMMGQAPVIHHMPTLFDMITNREFDPSEIITHIVPLEEAAIAYQRFNDHEDDCIKVILKP, encoded by the coding sequence ATGAGAGCTGTGACTTATCAAGGTCCAAAAGATATTAAAGTGAAAAAGGTCGATGCACCGAAAATTGAAAAGGCCGATGACATCATTATCAAAGTCACTTCAACGGCAATATGCGGTTCTGATTTGCACATCTATTTAGGGTCGGTGCCGACTCACAAGGATTATGTTATCGGGCATGAACCGATGGGTATTGTAGAAGAAGTTGGCCCCGCGGTAACCAAGTTGAAAAAGGGTGACCGTGTCATCATTCCCTTCAATCTTTCGTGCGGAAATTGTTTTTATTGCGAGCATGAAATGGAAAGTCAATGCGACAATTCCAATCGAAATCCGCATGTCGATACGGGCGGATTTTTAGGTTTTACTGAACGGTACGGCAATTATCCTGGCGGGCAAGCTGAATATTTACGCGTTCCTTACGGTAACTTTACGCCTTTCCTCATTCCCGAATCATGTGAACTACCCGACGAATCCCTTCTTTTTCTTTCTGATGTTCTACCGACTGCTTATTGGAGTGTCGAAAACGCCGGGGTTAAAAAAGGTGACACAGTAGCGGTCCTCGGATGCGGGCCAGTCGGACTTATGGTACAGAAGTTCGCTTGGATGAAGGGAGCGAAGCGCGTAATTGCTGTCGATCATGTACCTTATCGTTTAAATCACGCCGTCAGGATGAATCAGGTAGAAGCATTGAATTTTGAAGACTTCGACGATACGGGAGGACATATTAAAGAAATGACCAGTGGAGGTGTTGACATTGTTATCGATTGCGTTGGTATGGACGGTAAGAAAAATATTTTCGAAAAAGCAGGACAAAAAATTAAACTGCAAGGCGGTACGTTGAGCGCGATAGATATCGCTCACAATGCCGTCCGTAAATTCGGAACTATTCAACTCACTGGTGTCTACGGGCTGCTTTACAACATGTTTCCACTCGGTGATCTTTGGGAAAGAAACATCACGTTAATGATGGGTCAAGCCCCAGTCATCCACCACATGCCAACACTTTTTGATATGATTACTAATCGCGAATTCGACCCATCCGAAATTATCACACACATCGTACCGCTCGAAGAAGCCGCCATCGCGTATCAGCGTTTTAATGATCATGAAGACGACTGTATTAAAGTTATATTGAAACCTTGA
- a CDS encoding class I SAM-dependent methyltransferase, whose translation MLNKQGFDLWANEYDQTVKVSEESNVYPFAGYKKILNTIFNEVMQTVQSKVLDIGFGTGVLTSKLYENGHQIDGIDFSGEMIAIAQAKMPLANLIEWDISNGIPNEIITKKYDAIVSSYALHHLTDEAKITFIQQLLPLLNDDGKIFIGDIAFQTREDLEKCRKESAGYWDEDEFYFVADEIHSVLGDVCTLEFHRISHCGGVFVISK comes from the coding sequence ATGCTAAACAAGCAAGGTTTCGATTTATGGGCAAATGAGTACGATCAAACGGTAAAAGTAAGTGAAGAAAGTAATGTATATCCATTCGCTGGCTATAAAAAAATCTTAAATACGATTTTTAATGAAGTGATGCAAACTGTTCAATCCAAGGTATTGGATATCGGATTTGGTACGGGCGTGTTAACGAGTAAACTATACGAAAATGGACATCAAATAGATGGGATAGATTTCTCGGGCGAAATGATTGCGATAGCTCAAGCCAAAATGCCGCTGGCGAATTTAATCGAGTGGGATATTTCAAATGGTATACCTAATGAAATTATAACCAAGAAATATGATGCAATCGTCAGCAGCTATGCACTGCACCATTTAACAGATGAAGCTAAAATCACATTCATTCAACAACTACTACCTTTACTAAACGACGATGGCAAGATTTTCATTGGCGATATCGCTTTTCAAACACGTGAAGATCTTGAAAAATGCAGAAAGGAAAGTGCTGGTTATTGGGATGAAGATGAATTTTATTTTGTTGCAGATGAAATTCATTCAGTTCTGGGTGATGTTTGTACATTGGAATTTCACCGCATATCCCATTGCGGGGGAGTATTTGTAATATCGAAATAA
- a CDS encoding cysteine hydrolase family protein: MKKTALLIIDVQNGMFTKEDSVYNSEQILFNIKHLIVDARKHNIPIFYIQHNAMTGGVLEKGTEGWKIHPEVRPTSSSNIIQKTTPDSFYKTDLHNQLQKQNIEHLVLTGIQSEICVDTTCRRAFSLGYEVTLVSDAHSTWDSAELSAQQIINHHNQLLKWFATPKETKDILFDESYSHL, from the coding sequence ATGAAAAAGACGGCTCTTTTAATTATTGATGTTCAAAATGGTATGTTCACGAAAGAAGACTCTGTATACAATTCGGAACAAATTCTTTTCAACATAAAACATCTTATCGTTGATGCTAGAAAACATAACATTCCAATATTCTATATTCAGCACAATGCGATGACTGGCGGCGTATTAGAAAAGGGGACTGAGGGTTGGAAAATTCATCCCGAAGTCAGACCAACTTCATCTAGTAATATCATTCAGAAGACGACGCCTGACTCTTTTTACAAGACAGATTTACATAACCAACTTCAAAAGCAGAATATCGAACACTTGGTACTGACAGGTATTCAAAGCGAAATTTGTGTTGACACCACTTGCAGAAGGGCATTTAGTTTAGGATATGAAGTGACATTGGTCTCCGATGCGCATAGCACTTGGGATTCCGCGGAACTTTCCGCTCAGCAAATCATCAATCATCATAACCAACTATTAAAATGGTTTGCAACGCCTAAGGAAACAAAGGATATTCTGTTCGACGAATCTTATAGTCACTTGTGA